CTGCTAATCATTATTACAACCGTCTTGTGCGCCGGCGGCGCCTTCTTTATCAACCAGCTTTAAAGGAGAAGATAACAATTGGGAAAGCGAATGAGCCTTGATATGGATGCCGTAGTTAGATCGACAATTTTGCTCGGGTTTATTGCCTGGTTTTTTTATTTAAATTTTACTGGTCAGATCACCCTCTATATCCACCCTCGCTTTGTCACCATGACGGAGTTAACGGTTTATTTCCTTATTCCTCTGTTTTTACTGCAAGCCGGCAAAATAATCGGGCAAGACAAACCAACAGCGTCTTCCTGCTGCCACTCCCATAGCGGTAAATGGGTTTATATACCCTTTATCATCGCTTTACTGCTGGCTTTTCTTGTGCCAACCAATTCACTTGATGCAAAGTTAGTGGAAAATAGAGGATTGAACAGTAAGGTCCCTGCCAAATCAAGCGCTGATCTTAGCGGTATATCAAGACCCCTGGCCAAGGAATTGTCGCAAAGCCGGACAATACAAGTTACCGACAAGAACTATACGGAAGTAATGTCGGAAATACAGCTTTTCCCGGCGGATTATATTGGGAAGGAAATCAGTATGACCGGCTTTGTATTTAGAAGTTCCGCCCTTTTACCCAACCAGCTTGATCTTGTCAGATATGTGATTACCTGTTGCTCGGCTGATGCGCTGCCTTATGGAGTATTGTGCGAAATCAAGGATGCGGACAAGTATGAAGACGGCAAATGGCTGCAGGTACAAGGCGTCATCCAAATGGGGAAATATGAGGATCAAACCGTCGGCACGGTTAAAGTAGTATCGGCTAAGGAAATTGTGCCGCCTGAGAATCCCTATGTATTCCCCCCTGCGCAGTGACATATATCGATCTGCCAAATGAAAAAGAGTGAACTCGTCCGGCTAGAGACGGACGAGTTCAGTTAAGTGACCAAATGTAAGACATGAAGCTAACCCGGCAGAGCCAGCCGGTTAGCTTTCCCGTTCTATTAATTTACCGCTTGCTGCCGGTTTCAGGCTTTGAAGCTGGGATAAAAGCATGCCGGTCAGCATAAGTCCGCATCCGGCAATCTCCTGTAATCCCAATCTTTCATCAAGTAAGAGAAAACCGCCCAATACCGCAAAGACGGTCTCCATGCTGAGAATTATAGCGGCATGGGATGGCGGGGCGTGTTTCTGGCCAACGATTTGCAGGGTATATGCAATTCCGACAGAACAAATTCCCCCGTAAAGAATGGGTATCAGCGCCTGTGAGAGACTGGCAGCGGTTATTGTTTCGAATAACATAGCCGTTCCCAAACTCAGCAATGAACAGGTTATGCATTGAAGACAGGCCAGCTTCAATACATCCACTTTCCGGGAAAAGTGGTCAATAATGAGGATATGGAATGACCAGAACAGAGCCCCGGTAAGTTCGAGCAGATCGCCATAAGCAATGGAGAAACTCTCCTTAATAGACAGAAAATATAATCCCGCGACGGCAAGTAAAGAACCAAGCCAGGTACTCATACCAGCCTGGTG
This window of the Methylomusa anaerophila genome carries:
- a CDS encoding TIGR03943 family putative permease subunit — protein: MGKRMSLDMDAVVRSTILLGFIAWFFYLNFTGQITLYIHPRFVTMTELTVYFLIPLFLLQAGKIIGQDKPTASSCCHSHSGKWVYIPFIIALLLAFLVPTNSLDAKLVENRGLNSKVPAKSSADLSGISRPLAKELSQSRTIQVTDKNYTEVMSEIQLFPADYIGKEISMTGFVFRSSALLPNQLDLVRYVITCCSADALPYGVLCEIKDADKYEDGKWLQVQGVIQMGKYEDQTVGTVKVVSAKEIVPPENPYVFPPAQ
- a CDS encoding DMT family transporter, translating into MSIFKSNLLLLLAAAIWGFAFVAQRVGMEHIGPFAFNGVRFALGSLSLVPLILYCDNKSQDVSRHWRNSLPAGLLAGLVLFLGASLQQIGLVYTTAGKAAFITCLYIVLVPIFGIFLKHQAGMSTWLGSLLAVAGLYFLSIKESFSIAYGDLLELTGALFWSFHILIIDHFSRKVDVLKLACLQCITCSLLSLGTAMLFETITAASLSQALIPILYGGICSVGIAYTLQIVGQKHAPPSHAAIILSMETVFAVLGGFLLLDERLGLQEIAGCGLMLTGMLLSQLQSLKPAASGKLIERES